TACAGGCTATCAGTACGCTTACCGACCTGGACCCGCCTTTCCACGTAAAAATAGAAGCAAATAACAAAACTATAGAAACCGAAGCCCGTATGGTGGTCATCGCCAACACACAACGCTACGGTACAGGCGTTACCATAAACCCCGTGGGGAAAATGGACGACGGGAAGTTTGAGGTCGTGATATTAAAAAGCATGGATGTTTTCCTTATCGGAAAAATAATTGCGGGTAAAATACCGCTTGACAGTGAAGAAGATGTCGAGATCATTTCGACAGAAGAAGCATTGATCACGACCAACGTTCCGGTCTGCTTCCAGATCGATGGCGAATATTGCGGCGAAGAAGAACGCCTGGAGGTAAAGATACTCCACCGTCAGATGAAGGTGGCGGTGCCTTAATGATTTCTGGTTCACAACCCTGAAAGGGTTAGACCATATAGCCCGGGGCAACGCCTCGGGAATACGAGGGATGCATGATAATAGCCCTGAAGGGGCGTAACAATATTCTATAATTTTTTGGGCGTGCCGCTTCCGCAGGCTACAGCGTCGGGCCATCCGCTGTATCTGCTTCGTGCCTCAGCAGGATGCCGCTTCTGTCCCTCACGCGGACGTAAAACATCATATTAAACGTTTCCAGATCCCAAAGGTTTCAAAAAGACAAGTGTTCGGAAGAGTTACCAATAATTCATATGTCACTCCTCTGGAGTTCTAAGGTTTCCACGTTCAATATTTCTATAAACATATCGCCCCGTTGGGGCTGCCACTGATGAGTCCCGGAGGGACGGAATATTTATAGCAACAATGTAAGCGAAACCTACTTGAGCTCCGGAGGAGCGGCATATAAGCATACTGATAAACCTTTAATCCTTGTAAAATCAAATAATTTAAAATTTAATTTATTCATTTACAGAATCATATACTCTTCCGAACACCTATGATTCAAAAACCTTTGGGGTCTTTAGAATAAAACCTTACTTAAACGGGCTCCTTTCTTTCCACTCCACTTTTGGGTCGAAATACGGGAACAGCCTCGCCATAAAAAGGTTTACAAATGGATTGGTGTGCTTTATCATGCCATACACCTGTTCGGCTCTTGCCCCAACCGAACTCTTGATCTCCATCGCCGAACGAGCAAACACAACATGCTTAAATCCTTTCTTTATGGCATAACCCGCCATATCGTACAGCATATTCAGGTAAAGCATCTTTTCCTTTTGGATCGTGTCATCATAGCCTAAGAAATAGGTATCCATATCGGTGCCGTTCTTTATGAGCGTATTGAACCCGACAAGCTTCCCGTCAAGGAAATAGCCATAAAAAAGGAAATCGTCTTTCAGTTCCTCCTTGAAGACCTCAAAATGGTTTTTTGGTAAATGAAACGTATTGAACGACGCATTGCCGGCTACAGTAAGGTAAAGCTCATGGATACGCGTTTCCTGTGCCCTGATCTCTGCTGCCGTAAGCTTTCTCTTTTCGATGCCTTCCGCTTTTTTGCGGGCACGGTTGTATTGTGTACGGTATTTGGTGTTCAGGTCGGCGAGATAATCGTCGATAGTATTCCAGTTTTCCCTGATGTCAAATATCATGTTCGGCTGCGTGCAAAATTCATAATAACCTTTAAAGCCTGCCGCTTTAAAATCGGGCAGCTCTTCGCGGTTAAAATCCTTTATAGCCAGCAGGTTGATATAAATGCATTTTTTACGGTAGTCGCGGGCCATTTGCTGTAGCGCCTTCCGGAACAGAGACAAGGCTTCGGTTTCCGGTATACCATCATCGAGCAGGTAAGCATTTTGGCCTGTGAGCGTATTGTTGCCAATCACAAGGATGTGCGATGAAAATTTCCTGAAAATATAATCCTTCAGGCAAAAGCTTTTCTTTTCCTCGACAAAGGTATTGATACGGCTCAGGTTGACATACTGTGCCAGAGCAATACCGCAAAGTTCCCCGTTATTAAAGAGCCCTATGAAATGGCATTGCATATTGTCCGGCGAAGCTTTTTCCAGCAGCGCAAGGTAGGGCCGCGACAGGAAGGTATTCTTTTTGGCAATGGCATCCCAGGCTACAGGAAGCGTATCGGCACAATTGAAGATAGAAAAGGAAAAATTTGGGTTCACAGTTTTTGTTTCACGGAAACCTCCAAATATACTGAAATCCCTGCAGACAGTGTCGTTTTTACAAAGAGATATATGTACTCCCATATGAATTGTGTAGCAGCTTATTTATTTGGAGCTAAAATACTTTCTGAATTCCCAGAGGCTTCTGGCAGTCAGGTAATCCGGTTTTTTTTCATTGGCGTACGCCTCACGCTCGAAACTGATATTGCGGTAGGCTTTTTTAGCATCCTTATACCGCAGACGATTGAAGAGGTATTCTGTTACATACCATATATAAAAAAAAATAACCAGCAATTCCAGCTGCTGCCGGAGGTGGATGCGCTCGTGGTTGATGAGCACCCTGTTTTCCCTCATCTTTTGGTCGTGAACGATGATAAAAGGGAACAGTGCCATAGCAGCATAGCCTTTAGGGATTAAATATTTGGAGGTGATGATCATTTAGATATTTTCAATTTCACGCAAAGCCGCAAAGTCGCAAAGACTCATGCCGGAAAAGGTGTGTAATAAGCCGCAAAGATAGTGTGATGCATAGTTATAGGTGCATGATTTTATATTTCATTAGAAAATCCGTGTTCATCCGCAAAATCCGCGTCATCCGCGTTCCATTTTCCGAATAATTACAAACTATAAATGTAAAGTTCCTAAATTTGCGCGTATGACAGGCCAAAATTTTGTAAATAATTATCAGGAGCTTTTTATGTCAAAATTTATATTTACAGAAAATGAATAAAGAAAAGTTTATATTCACAATTAAATCCGGTCAAACATGCTACTACATTTATGGTGAAAATGAGCAAAGTGAAATGTCAGGAATAATAAAGGTATGGTTGAATAACAATGAGATTGCTTTAACATGGGAAGAGTGCCCTAAAGGACTGCAATACGATGAATCTTCGTACTCAAAAGATGAAGTGTATAATTTTAGTTCTTTCGATGCGCTTGACAATTTTTTTTATGGCAATAATATTCCTTACGATAATTTCAAATCGTAAGATTAGGAAATTAATTTTTCAATTTGTTGAGGCCCCTTTATTAATCACTTTTTGGGAATGTTGTGTAGATAGAATAGAGTTGCTTAAAATTTAAACAGACTATAAATGTAAAGTTCCTAAATTTGCGCGTATGACAGGGCAAAATTTAGGAAATAAATTAATAGAAGGAGAAGATTATTATCTGACCCCCGAAGGATATAAGGTGTTTACCGAAGCATTTCACCTCAAAAGGGGCTACTGCTGCAAAAGCGGCTGCCGCCATTGCCCTTACGGATTTGACAAACGAACAGGAGATTTTAAAAAGTAGTGGACAGTCGCAGTCACAGTTTACAGTGGCTTACGGACTGAATACTGTTAATATGGAAAACAAACTAACTATTTTCAGGTGCAGCTTAGAACTGAAAACTGCGACTGAGACTGAAAACTATTAAAATGACATTCCACGAACAGATACAGGAAGGCATCCCTTCCGTTTTACCCCAGCCAAAGCCTTACCAGACCGACATCAATCATGCGCCAAAGCGTAAGGAGATACTAACCGCTGAAGAAAAGAAACTCGCATTGCGTAACGCGCTCCGTTACTTTGAGCCGCAACACCACGCAGAACTGGTAAAGGAGTTCAGCCATGAACTGGAAACCTACGGGCGCATCTATATGTACCGCCTTCGCCCGGATTACCGGATGTATGCGCGGCCGATTAGTGAGTATCCCGGTAAAAGCGAGCAGGCCAAAGCCATCATGCTCATGATACAGAATAACCTGGACTACGCTGTGGCACAGCATCCGCATGAGCTGATAACCTATGGTGGGAACGGCGCGGTGTTCTCCAACTGGGCACAGTACAGGCTGACCATGAAGTACCTGAGCGAAATGACCGATGAGCAAACGCTGGTAATGTACTCCGGACATCCGATGGGCCTGTTCCCGTCGCACAAGGATGCACCGAGGGTAGTGGTAACCAACGGCATGATGATACCCAACTACTCCAAACCGGACGATTGGGAGAAATTCAACGCGCTGGGCGTAACGCAATACGGGCAGATGACCGCAGGAAGCTATATGTACATAGGCCCTCAGGGTATTGTGCACGGAACAACCATCACAGTACTGAATGGTGGGCGTAAAATATCCAAAAACGGCGAAGGCCTCGAAGGAAAGATATTTGTAACCTCCGGCCTTGGCGGTATGAGCGGCGCACAGCCTAAAGCGGGTAATATTGCAGGCTGTATTACAGTGTGTGCCGAGGTAAACCCGAAAGCCGTACACACGCGCCATTCGCAGGGATGGGTGGACGAAGTAGTAACCGATATCAACGAACTCGTACAACGCGTCCGTTCGGCGCAAGCCAATAAAGAAGTTGTTTCGATAGCCTATCAGGGAAACATTGTAGACGTTTGGGAAGAATTCGATAAGCAAAATATACATATTGACCTGGGTAGTGACCAGACATCGCTTCATAATCCTTGGGCGGGTGGCTACTATCCGGTGGGGCTGTCGTTTGACGAAGCTAATGCCATGATGGCCGACAACCCGGAACTGTTTAAGGAAAAAGTTTATGCATCACTGCGCAGGCAGGCAGATGCTATCAATAAGCATACGGCAAAAGGCACCTATTTCTTTGACTACGGAAATGCGTTCCTGTTGGAAGCTTCGCGTGCCCACGCCGATGTAATGGCAGCTAATGGCATCGATTTTAAATACCCGAGCTATGTGCAGGATATTATGGGGCCAATGTGTTTTGACTATGGCTTTGGGCCGTTCCGTTGGGTGTGTGCTTCGGGCAAGCCGGAAGACCTTGCAAAAACCGATGCCATTGCCGCAACTATTTTGGAAGAAATGGCAAAGACCGCACCGGAAGAAATTAAGCAGCAAATGCAGGACAACATAAAATGGATACGAGGGGCGCAGGAAAATAAGCTGGTGGTAGGTTCGCAGGCACGCATACTCTATGCCGATGCCGAAGGCCGCATCAACATAGCAAGGGCATTTAACGAGGCTATTGCCAAAGGCGAAATAGGTACAGTTATACTGGGCCGCGACCACCACGATGTGTCGGGTACCGACTCGCCTTACCGTGAAACCTCCAACATTTATGACGGTTCCCGCTTTACCGCCGATATGGCGATACACAACGTTATCGGCGACAGCTTCCGCGGGGCTACGTGGGTGAGCATCCACAATGGCGGCGGCGTTGGCTGGGGAGAGGTAATAAACGGCGGATTTGGTATGGTTCTTGATGGTTCTTCAGATGCATCAAGGCGCTTGGAATCAATGCTTTTCTGGGATGTGAACAACGGTATTGCAAGGCGCAGCTGGGCCAGGAACGATGAGGCTATTTTTGCCATCAAACGTGCCATGGAAAGCCAGCCGCTGCTGAAGGTTACGCTGCCGAATAAGGTAGACGACAGCCTGCTGTAAACATTTTCATAAAAGGGTTGGTTGTTTGGCCGTGATGTATTGCTATGAATAATTAACGCTATTGTATTATGAAAACAGTAAAATTGCTCTCGCTGCTATGTATCACTGCGCTTGTTGCCTCGTGCAGTTCCATAAGGGTGTCATCCGATTATGATGATGCGGCTGACTTCAGCCAGTATAAAACTTACGGCTACCTGAAAGACGGTATCGACAAAGCCGAAATATCCGACCTTGATAAAAAAAGGATCATGCATGCCATTGATGATGAGATGGCAAAAAAAGGCTTTACAAAAAGTGAAAAGCCGGCACTGCTGGTAAACATCTTTACCAAAGCAACCAAAGAAGTCAACGTTAACCGTTTTGGCGGTTATTACGGATGGGGTGGTTACTACGGTTGGGGCTGGGGTCCCGGCTGGGGCTGGGGCGGCCCGTGGGGTTGGGGTGGCAACTACACTTCTGTAAGCACCTCTACCGAAGGCACGCTCTACATCGACCTTGTAGATGCCTCCAAAAAAGAACTGGTATGGCAGGGCGTAGGCAAAGGCGTACTGACCTTTGACCGCGACAAAAAGCAGGAGCGCATCAACGAATTTGTTTCCGGGATAATGAAAGAATACCCGCCGAAGCAGAAGTAAGCTACGATTTTAAAATATAGGCTGATGGCCGGAAGGGAAACTTTCCGGCTTATTTTTAAAAGCTTTACTTTTTTTCTCCAAGCTGCTTCAGGAATTCCGGATACCATTTGTCTATTTTTTCATTTGGATGTTCCGAACGTAACTTCAAAAGGCTATCCATAAATAGTTC
Above is a genomic segment from Flavobacterium album containing:
- a CDS encoding GNAT family N-acetyltransferase, whose protein sequence is MNPNFSFSIFNCADTLPVAWDAIAKKNTFLSRPYLALLEKASPDNMQCHFIGLFNNGELCGIALAQYVNLSRINTFVEEKKSFCLKDYIFRKFSSHILVIGNNTLTGQNAYLLDDGIPETEALSLFRKALQQMARDYRKKCIYINLLAIKDFNREELPDFKAAGFKGYYEFCTQPNMIFDIRENWNTIDDYLADLNTKYRTQYNRARKKAEGIEKRKLTAAEIRAQETRIHELYLTVAGNASFNTFHLPKNHFEVFKEELKDDFLFYGYFLDGKLVGFNTLIKNGTDMDTYFLGYDDTIQKEKMLYLNMLYDMAGYAIKKGFKHVVFARSAMEIKSSVGARAEQVYGMIKHTNPFVNLFMARLFPYFDPKVEWKERSPFK
- a CDS encoding DUF5522 domain-containing protein, which encodes MTGQNLGNKLIEGEDYYLTPEGYKVFTEAFHLKRGYCCKSGCRHCPYGFDKRTGDFKK
- a CDS encoding urocanate hydratase, with the translated sequence MTFHEQIQEGIPSVLPQPKPYQTDINHAPKRKEILTAEEKKLALRNALRYFEPQHHAELVKEFSHELETYGRIYMYRLRPDYRMYARPISEYPGKSEQAKAIMLMIQNNLDYAVAQHPHELITYGGNGAVFSNWAQYRLTMKYLSEMTDEQTLVMYSGHPMGLFPSHKDAPRVVVTNGMMIPNYSKPDDWEKFNALGVTQYGQMTAGSYMYIGPQGIVHGTTITVLNGGRKISKNGEGLEGKIFVTSGLGGMSGAQPKAGNIAGCITVCAEVNPKAVHTRHSQGWVDEVVTDINELVQRVRSAQANKEVVSIAYQGNIVDVWEEFDKQNIHIDLGSDQTSLHNPWAGGYYPVGLSFDEANAMMADNPELFKEKVYASLRRQADAINKHTAKGTYFFDYGNAFLLEASRAHADVMAANGIDFKYPSYVQDIMGPMCFDYGFGPFRWVCASGKPEDLAKTDAIAATILEEMAKTAPEEIKQQMQDNIKWIRGAQENKLVVGSQARILYADAEGRINIARAFNEAIAKGEIGTVILGRDHHDVSGTDSPYRETSNIYDGSRFTADMAIHNVIGDSFRGATWVSIHNGGGVGWGEVINGGFGMVLDGSSDASRRLESMLFWDVNNGIARRSWARNDEAIFAIKRAMESQPLLKVTLPNKVDDSLL
- a CDS encoding DUF4136 domain-containing protein, with the protein product MKTVKLLSLLCITALVASCSSIRVSSDYDDAADFSQYKTYGYLKDGIDKAEISDLDKKRIMHAIDDEMAKKGFTKSEKPALLVNIFTKATKEVNVNRFGGYYGWGGYYGWGWGPGWGWGGPWGWGGNYTSVSTSTEGTLYIDLVDASKKELVWQGVGKGVLTFDRDKKQERINEFVSGIMKEYPPKQK